TCGCGACGACCGGCTGACGTCCCCTCCTCAGCGACGGCGGAAGACCGCGCGCACGAGCCCCGGTGCCCACCGGGCCAGCCAGCGCGCGGCCTTCGCCTCCACGGTGGGCGTCACCACGGCGAGGTTTCGCTCCACGGCACGCAACACGTCCTTCGCGACGAGCTCCGGCCGGGCGTTACGGGCGGTGTAGAAACGTTGGGCTCGCCGCCGCCTCCGCTCCTGTTCGGCCTCGTCGGTGCCCGCGAACCGCGTCGAGGTGACGATGCCGGTGGCCACGAATCCGGGACACACGGCACTGACGCCGATGTCGGCCGCCGCGAGTTCGGCCCGCAGCGACTCGGAGAACATCAAGACGGCGGCCTTGACCGTGGAGTACGCGGGCAGCATCGGGTTCGGCAGATACGCCGCCATGGAGGCGATGTTGACGAGGTGGCCGCCCTCTCCCCGGTCCACCATGTGGGGCGCGAACAGGCGGCAGCCGTGCAGCACTCCCCAGAAGTTGACGTCGACGAGCCGCCGCCACTCCTCCTCCGTGGTCTCCAGCACCGGCCCGGCCATGCCGATGCCGGCGTTGTTCACCACGACGTCGGGCACGCCGCACTCACGCACCACCCGGTCGGCGAAGTCCCGCATGGCCTCGCCGTCGGCGACGTCGACGCGGTGGGTCGTCACCGTCACCCCGGCACCGCGCACGGCACGAGCCGTCTCCGCGAGCGACTCGGCGTCGATGTCGGCGAGCACGAGGTCGGCGCCCTCTCGCGCGAAGGCCAGTGCGGTGGCGCGACCGATTCCCCCGCCCGCGCCCGTGACGACCACCAACCGCCCGTCGAACCGCCCGAAGCACAACGCCCCGCGCCGGGAGCGCTTGAGCGCTCGGGTCTCGGTACCGCCCTCGACGTGCGTGACGAACTCGGCCACCGCCGACGCCACCCGCGCCGGGTCGGCACGCACGACCCAGTGGCCACCGGGGATCCGCCGAACACGGAGGTTCGGCACCCACTCCTCCAGCTCCGTCTGCACCCCGACGCCGACGAACGGATCGGAACGCGGAGCGAGCACCTGCACGGGAACCTTCACCGGCCGGGGGCGAGACCGCCGCGCTCCTCGAACGTTCGCGCGATACAGGTTCAGTCCGGTCACGGCGTCGGCCGTCACGGGCGTGGGTTCCGCGGGCTCACGTCGCCGCACCAGGGCGGCCGCGATGCCGGTGCGCCAGGCCAGGTCGGGCAGCACGGGAATCCG
The window above is part of the Saccharomonospora glauca K62 genome. Proteins encoded here:
- a CDS encoding SDR family oxidoreductase produces the protein MRTTVTTSDGVRLSVRVRGPEQAPTLVCVHGYPDNAALWDGVIASLPDEIRVVTYDVRGAGSSGRPRAREAYRLDRLAEDLREVVDAVSPDRPVHLLAHDWGSIQAWHALAGSWLDGRVASFTSISGPSLDHAARWLWSRLRRPRTVGAVVRQLFRSSYIAFFRIPVLPDLAWRTGIAAALVRRREPAEPTPVTADAVTGLNLYRANVRGARRSRPRPVKVPVQVLAPRSDPFVGVGVQTELEEWVPNLRVRRIPGGHWVVRADPARVASAVAEFVTHVEGGTETRALKRSRRGALCFGRFDGRLVVVTGAGGGIGRATALAFAREGADLVLADIDAESLAETARAVRGAGVTVTTHRVDVADGEAMRDFADRVVRECGVPDVVVNNAGIGMAGPVLETTEEEWRRLVDVNFWGVLHGCRLFAPHMVDRGEGGHLVNIASMAAYLPNPMLPAYSTVKAAVLMFSESLRAELAAADIGVSAVCPGFVATGIVTSTRFAGTDEAEQERRRRRAQRFYTARNARPELVAKDVLRAVERNLAVVTPTVEAKAARWLARWAPGLVRAVFRRR